In Gordonia sp. SL306, the genomic window CGGTTCTTGATGGCCTCCGCCGCCAACCGAAGGTCCTCCCAGTTGTCGAGTTCGGCGACGACACTCGCACGTTTGGAGCGGATGATGCCGGTGGCGTGGGCGAGGTTTCGACGTTGGGTGGTGTTGGCGAGTTCGGTGCGGGCGGCGACCGGGAACTTCGGCATGCCGACGAAGGTGGATGTCACACCGACATGGGGATGACCGGTCTCGGGAACGGGGTGGGTGGTCGTCATGCTGGCTCCGTCTCGGTCGACGCCAGTATCTCGGCCAGGTGCATCATGCGGATGCCGGAGCGTTCCCGCGACAGCATGCCGCCGATGTGCGCGAGACACGAGTTGTCGCCCGCCACCAGGACTTCGGCGCCGGTCCCTTTGACGTGTGCGGTCTTGTCCGAGCCCATCGCCACCGAGACGTCGGCGTTCTTCATCGCGAACGTGCCGCCGAAGCCGCAGCATTGCTCGGCTGCCGGTAACTCGACCAGATCGATCCCCTTGACGCTTCGCAGGAGTTGCAGCGGCTTCTCGCCGACTCTCAGCATCCGCAGCGAATGGCACGTCGGGTGATAGGTCACGCGATGTGGGAAGTACGCACCGACGTCGGTGACGCCGAGAACATCGACGAGGAACTCGCTCAGCTCGACCACCTTGGGTACCAGGACGTCGACGGCCGAGCGCAACCCACGATCACCTGCGCGGTCCGCGAGCCACGGATGCTGATGACGCACCGACCCCACACACGATCCCGATGGCGCGACCACCGCGTCGTAGCCGCCGAAGACGTCGACGAACTGACGGACACCCGGGATGGCCTCATCGGCGTAGCCGGTGTTGGTGAACATCTGCCCGCAGCAGGTCTGCTCGACGGGGAACTCGACCTCGACCCCGAGTCGCTCGAGCAGCAGCACCGTGGCCTTCGGGGTGTCGGGCCACATCGTGTCGTTGAAGCATGTGGCGAAGAGCGCAACCCTCATGGTGGGATCATCCACCTCGGAGCGGGCGCCCGCAGCGGATCGGCTGGTCGGTGGCGAGATCCGGCCGACTCGGGGCAGAGGTCACCAGTCGACGTCGTCGAGGGCGGTCAACGCTGGTCCGGCGGATTCGAGGCCGACCTGCATGGTGTCGTGGTCGGCGAGCGTGCCGAACCTCAACGCGGTCGTGGAGGCGATCTGCGCGATCGGGGCCTGGAACACCGCAACCGTGCCGAGTTCGGCAAATGCCTCGGTGCCGTCGCCGAGCGCGGCGTCGAGTCCGGCGCTCTGGTCGGCGATGAAACCGGTCGCGCGGAGCCGGCCTGCGTGCACACGGATCACGATCTTCCAGAACGCCCGGGGAACGGCGACGTCGCGGTAGACGGGGTCGTCGGCGCCGAACACGGGTCCGGTGATGATGGTGATGCGTTTCTTCTCCGCGCCCGCATTCGTGAGCGCGTAGTTCTCGATGCCCTGCCACAGGTGTTGATTGAAGGCAGA contains:
- a CDS encoding (Fe-S)-binding protein, which translates into the protein MRVALFATCFNDTMWPDTPKATVLLLERLGVEVEFPVEQTCCGQMFTNTGYADEAIPGVRQFVDVFGGYDAVVAPSGSCVGSVRHQHPWLADRAGDRGLRSAVDVLVPKVVELSEFLVDVLGVTDVGAYFPHRVTYHPTCHSLRMLRVGEKPLQLLRSVKGIDLVELPAAEQCCGFGGTFAMKNADVSVAMGSDKTAHVKGTGAEVLVAGDNSCLAHIGGMLSRERSGIRMMHLAEILASTETEPA